The following DNA comes from Alienimonas californiensis.
AAGATGCGATCATCACCGCCCACCCCGACAGACCCATGACGACCGGGATGTCCATCGGGCGTCGCCCATACAGAGTCGGATTCACCAGGCGATCAGCTTATTCCGCGTCCGCACGCGGCGTCATCTCACCCGAATGCGCTTTCCCGGCTTTCGCTTGCGGATCCAACTGATCCAGCCGTGCAACGCCTCCGCGTTTCGCAGGGCCTCGACGGTGTCGTAGTCGCGTTCCAGTTCCTTCTCCGTGAAGGTCGCGTGCACCGTTTTGTGGCAGGGTCGGCAGAGCAGCACGGTCTCCGTGCCGCCGCGGGACTTGGGGACGAGGTGGTGCTTCGTCAGCTTCGCCCGGTCGTACTCATGCCGGCAGAGGACGCACGCCGGCGGGGAGCGGTCCTGCTGGACGAACCAATCCGGCATCGCGTTTCGGTTCTTACGGGCCATCCGGGCAGTTGCGAGGTGCGGGGAGCGGGTCTTTACTGGACCGCCCCGCCCCCCGCAGGTTCACGCCGCTTGACCGCCGACGCCGCCGAGCCCGCCGACGCCCCGCCCGCGGACGAGGGGGAACTGATCTTCAAAATGGGCGAGTTCGCCGCCCGCTTCCCGCTCGATCGGTCCTACTGCCGCAATCACCTCTGGTTGTTGCCGACTGGGGCGGAGCAGGGCGGCGAGCCGGTCTACCGCGTCGGCTTCACCGCCTATTCGCGGCGCCTGTTGCAGGACGTGTATTTCCTCGACTGGACCGTGGACGAGGGCCAAACTGTCCCGGCCGGGGCGACGATCGGGGAGATCGAGAGCGCTAAGGCGCTCTCCTCAATGCACCCCCCGGCCGCGGGCACGATCACGGCCCTGAACCCGGCCCCGCTGGCGGACCCTTCGGTCATCAACGCCGTCGGCTATGATGCGGGCCCGGACGGCGGCTGGCTGTACGACTTCGCCACCGCCGCCCCGCTGCTGGACGCCGCCGCGTACGTCGCACACCTCGGCAGCGTCTGGGAAACCACCCAGCGGCTCATCAAAGGGCAGGCGAACTCCTGAGAGGAAATTCCAAGACCAAGACATCAAGTACCAGAGACCGATCCAGTCCGCTCCCGTCGCTTTGGTTCTTAACTCTTGGGATTTGAGATTTGCTCACGTCCCGTTCGCTCCCGCACACTGACTCGCTCCCCCCGCGAGCCCCCATGGCCAGCCAGAAACTCACCGTCGTGCTGTCGCAGTCGCAGGGCAAGAACCCGGCGAAGCAGGGGTTGGAGGAAGCCATCGCCGCCGAGTTGCTGATGGACCCGGCGATCGATCTGTCGCTGGTCCCGCACCTCGTCGACATGGCGGCGGACCACCCCGGCCTGCTGTACCTCCGCGGCGTCGGGGGCGACGCGGTCGTGCTGAGTTGGCTCTACCCCCGGGCCGCCTTCTGGACGCTCGACCGGCAGGACGTCCGCGGCCGCTACGGCGTCTCCCTGCTGCACGGCTTTGAGGAGGAGGACGAAACCCCGGCCCGGTCCAAGGCAACAGGGCGGCCGGACGCCCCGAAGCGGTCGCTGTACTGCCTCGACCTGCGGGACAGCGACGATCCGCAGGAGTACCTGACGGAGATCCGCCGGATCGCCAAGGAACGCAGCATGCCGACGGTCGGGCTGAGCTTGGGGGGGATGACGAACGGGAGTCTGGCGAGCGGGGGGCGTCAGCCCTTGGTGTCATCGAAGGCGAACGAGCACACGGCGGGCTCACGCCCGCCGCTCGCCGCGGAGCCCCTCGATCTGCTCGCCCCCACCGCCCGCCGCTGGTATCCGGTGATCGACTACGATCGCTGCACGAACTGCATGGAGTGCGTCGACTTCTGCCTGTTCGGCGTCTACGGCGTGGACGACGCCGGCGACGTCCTCGTCGAACAGCAGGACAGCTGCAAGAAGGGCTGCCCGGCCTGTTCCCGCGTCTGCCCCGCGAACGCGATCGTGTTCCCCGGCCACAAGACCCCCGCGATCGCCGGGGCGGACGGCGAGGGGGCCGGCGACTTCAAGATCGACCTGTCCAAACTGTTCGGGGCCGCGGACGCCGATCCGCTGAAGCAGGCCGCCGCCGAGCGCGACGTGCACCTGCTCCGCGACGGGCGCGATTCGGTCGGGATGCAAGGCCTGGAGCACCGCCAGAAGGACGACCTCGACGCGATGCTCGACAGCCTGGACGCACTGGCCCTGTGAGCGGCGGCACGGACCCCGTCGACCCGGACCGCCTCGCCGCCGCGACCGAATCGGCAGTCGCCCATCTGCTCTCGGAGCGCACCCCCGCCGGGCATTGGGTGGGCGAACTGAGCACCAGCGCCCTGAGCACCGCCGTCGCCGCGATGGCGTTGCACCAATACCAGGCGAGCGGTGGGCGTCAGCCCTCCGTGTCCTCGGACGCGTTGGAACACACGGAGGGCTCACGCCCACCGCTCGCCCGGTTGATTGATTCCGCCTGTATCTGGCTCCTCGCCCACCGCAACGCGGACGGCGGGTGGGGCGACACGGTCGAGTCGAAAACGAACGTCTCCACCACGGCCCTGTGCATCGCCACAGTGTCGGTCTGGGACGCCCCCACGGAGAACCGCGCGAAACGGGACGAGGTTGTCGCCGACGCCCGCCGGTGGTTCGACGCCGCCGGCGGGTTCGACGCGGTGGTGCGGCGGTACGGGAAGGACAAGACCTTCAGTGTGCCGATCCTCACCCACTGCGCCCTCGCCGGGCTCGTGCCGTGGTCGAAGGTGACGGCGCTGCCGTTCGAGTTGGCGACGCTCCCCCCGCGGTTCTACGCCGCCGTGAGGCTGCCGGTCGTCAGCTACGCCCTGCCGGCGCTGATCGCCATCGGCCAGCTCCGCCACGTCAAACAGCCCAGCCGCAACCCGGCGCTGCGGGGGCTGCGTGCGCTGGCGGTGCCGCGGACGCTGGACCGGCTCCAGTCGATCCAACCCAGCAACGGCGGGTTCCTCGAAGCGGCCCCGCTGACCGGCTTCGTGCTGATGAGCCTCTCCGCCGCCGGCCGAGCCGATCATCCGGTGGCGCGGAAGTGCGTCGAGTTCCTCACCGGCAACGTTCGCGAGGACGGCAGTTGGCCGATCGACACGAACCTCGCCACCTGGGTGACGACGCTGGCCGTGGGCGCCCTCGGCGACGACTTGCCCGAAGCGGCCCGCCCGCCGATCCGCGATTGGCTGCTCGGCCAGCAGTACCGGGAGGTGCACCCCTACACCCGGGCCGCCCCCGGCGGCTGGGCCTGGACCGACCTCCCCGGCGGCGTGCCCGACGCGGACGACACCCCGGGGGCGATCCTGGCGCTGAACGAACTGCGCGACGAGAGCCGCGACCGTCAGGGAGCGCAAGACGCGTTCAAGCCTGCGGACGCCGCTACGCTCCCTGACGGTCGCGCCTCTCGTGAGGCGATCGATGCCGGCGTCCTCTGGCTGCTCGGTCTGCAGAACCGTGACGGCGGCGTGCCGACGTTTTGCCGCGGGTGGGGCGCGTTGCCGTTCGACCGCAGCGCTCCGGACCTCACGGCGCACGCCGTCCGGGCGTTGTCCGCGATCGATCAACCCTTCGCCGGGCGGGCCGATCGGAGTCCCTTGGACGAGCGGGTCGCAGATGAGTCCGACGGCTGGCGCCCCGGCCGCGCGATGACACGCATGGTGCATGCCTACCTCCGCACCACCCAACGCCCCGACGGCTCCTGGCTGCCGCTCTGGTTCGGCAATCAGCACGCCCCGGACGACGAGAACCCCGTCTACGGCACCGCCCGGGTGCTGGCGGCGTTCGCCGATTGCGGTCTGACCGACGACCCGGCCTGCGTCGCCGGGCGGGAGTTTCTGCTGTCGGTCCAGAACGCCGACGGCGGGTGGGGCGGGGCGAGGGACTGCCCGAGCAGCGTCGAGGAGACCGCCCTCGCATCCGAGATTCTGCTCCGCTTGGTCCCGGATCGACCGGAACCCTGGGCGGGGGTGCGGTGGTTACTAGAACGGGTGGAGGACGGCCGCTGGACCGTGCCGAGCCCGATCGGGTTCTACTTCGCCAAACTCTGGTACCACGAACGGCTGTATCCCGTGATCTTCACCGTGCAGGCGTTGCGGACCGCCCGGTCGGCCGGAACAGTCCGGGGAGGGGCGGCCGCCTTGCGGGAGCGGGGGGACGGGCGTCACGATGGCGTTTCCGCGTCGGCCGCTGTGTAAACTCCCCGGAACGCCCGTCCCGGTCCGCCCCGCTTCCCCGTCTCCCCCGGAGTCCCGCGTGTCGCTCGTCTCCCACGACACCGCTGACACGCTCGACCGCTCCGGGACCGTGCCGCACGGCGATTCGCCCGGCAAACGGCTCGTTTCCCGCCTGAACGACGAGCCGAAGGCCCCCGCCGCCCCCGCCAAGCCGCAGGCGACCAGCCGCTTCACCGACGACGACGTCGCCCCCCAGAAGCGGACCAAACGCAAAAGCACCAGCCACCTCAAGGCGGTGCCCGGCACGCTGGCGGACCGCGAGGCCCTCAAGGAGGCCGCCGCGGAGTTCACCAAGACGCTCGATCTGCGTCAGCGGATGAACAAACGGCAGCTCGAAGCCCACGGGCGGACGCTGCTGGAGCAGATGGGCCTCGACGAAAAGTACCTCGGCTTCGCCGCGGTGATGATCGGGAACGCCGTCTGGCGGACGCAGTTCCTCGCCACGCCGTTCGAGCGCCGGCTGCTTTTGCTTCCCCACTGCCTCAAGCATGCCGAGGGCTGCCCGGCGGAGTACGACGAATTCGGCCTCGACTGCGAGAAGTGCGGGGCGTGCTCCATCGCGGACTACAAGGTCACGGCGGAGAAGCTGGGCTACAAGGTGCTGGTCGCCGAGGGCTCGCCGATCGTGCTGAAGATCATCGTCAGCGGGTACGTGGATGGGATTCTGGGCGTTGCCTGCCTGAACGTGTTGGAGAAGGCGATCGACAAGGTGCTGGTCGCCGGCGTGCCGAGCTACGCGGTGCCGCTGCACAGCGGGGACTGCAAGAACACCACGCTGGACGAGTCGTGGATCTGGGAAGTCTTGGACCGCTACGAACCCCTCACCGGCCCCGGCCGGGACAGCTACGTCCCGCTGATGCGGAAGGCGGAGGGGCTGTTCGAGGCGGAGACGCTGGACGGCCTGGTCCCGCCGCCGTCCACGACCGGCTTCAGGGCGGTGCGGCAGACGGCCGAAGTCGCCCGGGAGTTCCTCGCCCACGGGGGGAAGCGGTTCCGGCCGTTCATCACCCTCGCCGCCCACGACGCGATGACCGGCGGCAAGGCCCTCACGGCGACCGCGGAGGACATTGAGGTTCCGGCCTCCGTCGCCCGGGCCGCGATCGCCATCGAAGCGTTCCACAAGGCCAGCCTCGCCCACGACGACATTCAGGACGACGACGAGCACCGCTACGGCAAGCCGGCGCTGCACGTCTCGCACGGCGTCGGCCGGGCGATCAACTTCGGCGACTGGTTGATCGGGCTGGGCTACCGCCTGCTGGCGAACACCGCCGACCCCGCGGACGGCGGCTCCCCGCAGGTCAGCGCTGAACTGACCGCCGCGATGGCGGACGCTCACCAAAAGCTCTGCGACGGGCAGGGGGCGGAGATGGCCTGGCGGGCCGCGGTCTCCGATTCGACCGACGACCTGGCGCTGGAACCGCTGGACGCCCTGCAGGTGTACGCCCTGAAGACGGCCCCGGCGTTCGAGGCGGCGATGCTGGCCGGTCTGCGGTTGGCGGGCGAGGTGCCGCAGGAGACGCGGGACGCCGTGAGCACCTTCGCGCGGCAGGCGGGGGCGGGGTTCCAGATTCGCAACGATCTCGCCGACTGGCGGGGGGACGCGGACAACAAGCTGGCCGCCGGCGGGGACGCCGCGGCCCTGCGGCCGACCGTGCTGCTGGCCCTCGCCCTGAAGCGGGCCAGCCGGGAGGAACGCGAGGCCGTCGCCGCCTGGCTGTCGTCGCACGACGCCCCGGCCCTGAACGTCGGCCGCTTGCGGCGGCTGTTCGAGCGGCACGATGTGTTCTCCACCGCCGAGACGCTGATCGAGCGATGCCGCGAACGGGCCGTCGCCGTGGCGGAGACCGTCGAACCGGCCCCGTTGCGGGATCTGCTGTTGTTCCTCTCCGACACGCTGCTGGCCGACGACGAGCCGGTCCCGGTCAAGACGGAGCATCTGACGACCCTGCCGATCGTCACCGTCGGCTGACGCCGCCCCGTCTGCGTGGGGGGGCCGCCGGCGTGTATCATGCGGTTCCGATTGGTTCCCCCGCCCCCGGAGCGTTGATGTCGTCCTCCGCGTTGTCGTCGGCCGTCCTCGCGGCGCTGCTCCTGTCGTCGGCGGCGCCCGGCGACGACCCGCACGCCGGCCCGTCGGCCGGTCCGACCGGGGCGGCCCTGTCGGAGAACGGCCGCGTCGCCGCGTTTCTGACGGCACACTGCCGGGACTGCCATATCGGCGAGGCCGCGGAGGCGGGGTTCGATCTGGATTCGCTCCCCGCGGATCTCAGCGACCCGCGCGCCGGTGCCGCGTGGGCGAAGGCGTTGGGGCGGATTGAACGCGGCGAGATGCCGCCCGCCGACTACGGCGTCCCCCCCGCCGACGAGTCGGCGGCGGCTGCTCAGGCCCTGCGCGCCGCCCTGACCGCCGCCGAGCAAACCCGCTACGCCGCCCACGGCCGGGCCGAACTGCGGCGGCTCAGCCGGGACGAGTACGCCAACGCCCTCAGGGAGGCCCTCGCCCTGCCGCACCTTGAACTGACGGAGATGCTGCCGCCGGACGGCAACGAGCACGGCTTCGCCAAAAGCGCCGGGGCGTTGGACTTTTCGCATGTCACCGTCAGCCAGTACCTCGACGTCGCCGACTACGCCCTGCGGGAGGCGCTGGCGGACCTGCCCGGCCCGCGGCCGCCTCGGACGGTGCGGGTCTCGATGAACAGCGTCGAGGGGGCCGCGGAGATCACGACGCTCCGCACGCAGCTGCATCACTCCGTCGCCATCCCGCTGGTCGGACAGGAGATCGACCCGACGCTGGAGCTGTCCCGCGGCGACTTCAACGACAACGAGGACCGCGGCTACCTCCGCGACCCGGAGCCGAAGTTCGACGGCGTCGCCACCTTCATGCACAGCCGGGCGAACCATCAGATCGTCGTCAAACCCTTCCGCGTGTTGCAGGACGGGGAGTACGTCTTCCGGGTGCGGGGGTGGTCGCTGCGGAACGATCACGGCACGCTCAAACCAACGGACAAGCCCGGCGTTGTCGCCTTCTACACCCCCTCCGGCCGGCTGCTCGGCCGCTGCGACCTGCCCGCCAACGAGCCCGGCGTGGGCGAGTGCCGGGCCTGGCTGCGGAAGGACGAACCGGTCGAGTACCTCGCCGTCACCCCGCCGTCCGCCTGGGTGAAGGGGCGGCCGGTGGGGGACGACCGCAAGTGGAAGCACATCGATTCCGTCGGCGTGGCGATTCAGTGGTTGGAGATGGAGGGCCCGCTGCCGGCCGACGACGACGCCCGTCGGGCCGACTGGCCGCGGGAGAGCCACCGCCGCCTGCTCGGCGACCTGCCGCTCGAACCGGTGCAGGACGAGGACGCGCCGCAGCGGCGGCGGGGCCGCCCCGTTCAACCCGTCGACCCCGAGACCGGCCTGCGGTACACCGTCGTCAGCGAGAACCCCGACGCCGACGCCGAGCGGCTGCTCCGCACCTTCGCCGAGCGGGCCCTCCGCCGCCCGCCGACCGACGCCGACCTCGCCACGCCGCTGGCCCAGATCCGCGCCCGGCTGGCGGACGATCAGCCGCTCGTCGAGGCGCTGCTCGCCGGCTATCGGGCGTTGCTGACGAGCCCGGCGTTCCTGCTGAGGCTCGAGGAACCCGGTCCGCTGGGCGGATACGAGCTGGCCTCCCGGCTGTCCCTGTTCCTGTGGGACGGCCCGCCGGACGACGAACTGAAGGCCGCCGCGGCCCGCGGGGAACTGCGGACCGACGCCGGCCTGCGGCGGCAGACGGAGCGGCTGCTGAACGATGCGAAGGCGGATCGGTTCGTCGCCCAGTTCCTCGACCGCTGGCTCGCCCTGGACGAGATCCGACTGACGGAGCCGGACGAGAATCTCTACCCGGAATCGACGGACTTCCTGACCGAATCGATGGTCGAGGAAACCCGGGCCTTCTTCGCCGCGATGCTGGCGGACGACCTGCCGGTGAGCCACGTGTACGACTCGGACTTCCTCACCATCAACCAGCCGCTGGCGGCGCTGTACGGGGTCGAGGGGGTGGAGGGCTCGGCGATCCGGCGGGCGCCGATCCCGGCGGACCACATCCGCGGGGGGCTGCTGACCCAGGCCAGTCTGTTGAAGGTCACGGCGAACGGCACGACGACCAGCCCGGTGGTGCGGGGCGTGTTTGTGATGGACCGCCTGCTGGGCGACCCGCCGCCCCCGCCGCCGGCCAGCGTGCCGGCGATCGAACCGGACATCAGCGGGGCCACCACGATCCGCGAACAACTCGAAGCCCACCGGGCCGACCCGGCCTGTGCCGGCTGCCACCGTAAGATCGACCCGCCGGGGTTCGCCCTGGAAAGCTTCGACGTGATGGGGGCTTTCCGCGAACGCTACCGCGTGTTGTCCGACGAGAAGCCCGGCCGACGGCCGAAGCGACCGGACGGCCGGCCGATCGGCTGGATGGAGGGCCCGCCGGTCGAATCCTCCGGCGACCTGCCGGGGGCCGGGGCCTTCGCCGACGTGACCGAGTTCCGCGAACGGCTCCGCGGGATGGACCGACAGATCGCCTCCAATCTGCTGCGGCGGCTCACGGTCTACGCGACCGGCGCCCCGGTCTCCTTCGCCGACGAGGCGGAGTTCGAGGCGGCCCTCGATTCGCTTCGGCCCGACGGCTACGGCCTGCGGTCGATGGTGCACGCCGTCGTGCAGAGCGAATTGTTCCGCAACAAGTAGCCGCCCGCGGCCATTTCCCGTTTCACCTCCACCGCATCTCTCGATGTCCAAGGCCCTCCCCCGCCGCACCGTGCTCCGTGCCGCGGGGGCGGCGCTGGCGCTGCCGTTTCTGGACGCGATGCGGCCGGCGTTCGCCCGCGGCCCGGCCGCGGCGCCGCCGCCGCGGCGGATGGTGGCGATCAACGTCGACCTCGGCTTCATGCCGGAAGAGTTCTTCCCGGACCAGGCCGGCCGCGACTACGCCCTCTCGCCCTATCTGAAGACGCTCGAAGCCCACCGGGAGGACTTCACCGTGTTCAGCGGGCTGTCCCACCCGGAGGTGGACGGCGGCCACCAGGCGGACATGTGCTTCCTCACCGGCGCCCCGCACCCCCGCAGCGCGGGCTTCCGCAACACGATCTCGCTGGACCAGTACGCGGCCCAGTTCGTCGGGCACCACACCCGGTTCCCCTCGCTCGCCCTGCGGGTCGGGCCGAACAACAAGTCGCTGTCCTACACGGCGGACGGGGTCCGCATCCCGGCGGAGGTGACGCCGTCGAAGGTGTACCGACAGCTGTTCGTGAACGGCTCCCCGCGTGAGGTGCGGGCCCAGCTGCGGCGGTTGCGGGAGGGACAGAGCCTGATGGACTCCTTCGGTGGGGAGATCGACGGTCTGAGGAAGCAGGTCGGCGGGGCGGACCGGGATCGGCTGGATCAGTACCTCACCGCCGTGCGGGACGTCGAACGTCGTCTGCACGCCGGGGAGCAGTGGGAAGCCCGGCCCAAACCGGCCGTCGACGCCCCGGTTCCCAAAGACGACCTCGACCCCACGAAGCTCGTCACCCGGACCCGCACGATGTACGACCTCGCCCGGCTGGCGCTGGAGACGGACTCCACGCGGCTGGTGACGATCTTCGTCTCGCAGCAGTTCAATCCCAAGGTCGACCTGCCCGGCGTGGAGCTGCCGCACCACGCCCTCACCCACCAGAGTCAGCAGAAGGACTCCCGGGCCCAATTGCACGCGGTGGAGACGGCTCAGATGGGCGAGTTGGCCCGCCTGCTGGCCGGCCTCGCCGGGGTGGAGGAGGGCGGGGACCGCCTGCTGGACCGCACGATGGTAATGCAGGGCTCGAACCTCGGGCACGCCAACCGGCACACGACCACGAACCTGCCGATTCTGCTGGCCGGCGGCGGCTTCCGGCACGGCGCCCACCTGGCGTTCGACCGGGAGAAGAACCGCCCGCTGGCGGACCTGTACGTCAGCATGCTCCAACGGCTGGGCGTGGAGGCGGACCGGTTCTCCTCCGGCACGACGACGCTGCCCGGCCTTGAGATGGCGTGACGGCGTTGCGATCGTCCGCCATGGCCGTCTCCCCCGCCCGCTGCCCGACGGCTCGCCGACCGGTCGCCGCGTGGCACTGACCTCCCGATCCCGCCGGAAGCTCTCGGCGCCGGAGGCGTTCGTGGGCTCGTTCCTGGGCCTGATCGTCGCGGGTACGCTGGCCCTGCGCTGGCTGCCGGGGCTCTACACCGGCGAACCGCTGGGCTGGACGGACGCCGCCTTCACCGCGACCAGCGCCGTCTGCGTGACCGGGCTGATCGTGGAGGACACGGCGACCTACTTCACGTTTGAGGG
Coding sequences within:
- a CDS encoding HNH endonuclease, with the translated sequence MPDWFVQQDRSPPACVLCRHEYDRAKLTKHHLVPKSRGGTETVLLCRPCHKTVHATFTEKELERDYDTVEALRNAEALHGWISWIRKRKPGKRIRVR
- a CDS encoding glycine cleavage system protein H, whose protein sequence is MTADAAEPADAPPADEGELIFKMGEFAARFPLDRSYCRNHLWLLPTGAEQGGEPVYRVGFTAYSRRLLQDVYFLDWTVDEGQTVPAGATIGEIESAKALSSMHPPAAGTITALNPAPLADPSVINAVGYDAGPDGGWLYDFATAAPLLDAAAYVAHLGSVWETTQRLIKGQANS
- a CDS encoding ferredoxin family protein: MASQKLTVVLSQSQGKNPAKQGLEEAIAAELLMDPAIDLSLVPHLVDMAADHPGLLYLRGVGGDAVVLSWLYPRAAFWTLDRQDVRGRYGVSLLHGFEEEDETPARSKATGRPDAPKRSLYCLDLRDSDDPQEYLTEIRRIAKERSMPTVGLSLGGMTNGSLASGGRQPLVSSKANEHTAGSRPPLAAEPLDLLAPTARRWYPVIDYDRCTNCMECVDFCLFGVYGVDDAGDVLVEQQDSCKKGCPACSRVCPANAIVFPGHKTPAIAGADGEGAGDFKIDLSKLFGAADADPLKQAAAERDVHLLRDGRDSVGMQGLEHRQKDDLDAMLDSLDALAL
- a CDS encoding prenyltransferase/squalene oxidase repeat-containing protein gives rise to the protein MSGGTDPVDPDRLAAATESAVAHLLSERTPAGHWVGELSTSALSTAVAAMALHQYQASGGRQPSVSSDALEHTEGSRPPLARLIDSACIWLLAHRNADGGWGDTVESKTNVSTTALCIATVSVWDAPTENRAKRDEVVADARRWFDAAGGFDAVVRRYGKDKTFSVPILTHCALAGLVPWSKVTALPFELATLPPRFYAAVRLPVVSYALPALIAIGQLRHVKQPSRNPALRGLRALAVPRTLDRLQSIQPSNGGFLEAAPLTGFVLMSLSAAGRADHPVARKCVEFLTGNVREDGSWPIDTNLATWVTTLAVGALGDDLPEAARPPIRDWLLGQQYREVHPYTRAAPGGWAWTDLPGGVPDADDTPGAILALNELRDESRDRQGAQDAFKPADAATLPDGRASREAIDAGVLWLLGLQNRDGGVPTFCRGWGALPFDRSAPDLTAHAVRALSAIDQPFAGRADRSPLDERVADESDGWRPGRAMTRMVHAYLRTTQRPDGSWLPLWFGNQHAPDDENPVYGTARVLAAFADCGLTDDPACVAGREFLLSVQNADGGWGGARDCPSSVEETALASEILLRLVPDRPEPWAGVRWLLERVEDGRWTVPSPIGFYFAKLWYHERLYPVIFTVQALRTARSAGTVRGGAAALRERGDGRHDGVSASAAV
- a CDS encoding DUF116 domain-containing protein, which produces MSLVSHDTADTLDRSGTVPHGDSPGKRLVSRLNDEPKAPAAPAKPQATSRFTDDDVAPQKRTKRKSTSHLKAVPGTLADREALKEAAAEFTKTLDLRQRMNKRQLEAHGRTLLEQMGLDEKYLGFAAVMIGNAVWRTQFLATPFERRLLLLPHCLKHAEGCPAEYDEFGLDCEKCGACSIADYKVTAEKLGYKVLVAEGSPIVLKIIVSGYVDGILGVACLNVLEKAIDKVLVAGVPSYAVPLHSGDCKNTTLDESWIWEVLDRYEPLTGPGRDSYVPLMRKAEGLFEAETLDGLVPPPSTTGFRAVRQTAEVAREFLAHGGKRFRPFITLAAHDAMTGGKALTATAEDIEVPASVARAAIAIEAFHKASLAHDDIQDDDEHRYGKPALHVSHGVGRAINFGDWLIGLGYRLLANTADPADGGSPQVSAELTAAMADAHQKLCDGQGAEMAWRAAVSDSTDDLALEPLDALQVYALKTAPAFEAAMLAGLRLAGEVPQETRDAVSTFARQAGAGFQIRNDLADWRGDADNKLAAGGDAAALRPTVLLALALKRASREEREAVAAWLSSHDAPALNVGRLRRLFERHDVFSTAETLIERCRERAVAVAETVEPAPLRDLLLFLSDTLLADDEPVPVKTEHLTTLPIVTVG
- a CDS encoding DUF1592 domain-containing protein is translated as MSSSALSSAVLAALLLSSAAPGDDPHAGPSAGPTGAALSENGRVAAFLTAHCRDCHIGEAAEAGFDLDSLPADLSDPRAGAAWAKALGRIERGEMPPADYGVPPADESAAAAQALRAALTAAEQTRYAAHGRAELRRLSRDEYANALREALALPHLELTEMLPPDGNEHGFAKSAGALDFSHVTVSQYLDVADYALREALADLPGPRPPRTVRVSMNSVEGAAEITTLRTQLHHSVAIPLVGQEIDPTLELSRGDFNDNEDRGYLRDPEPKFDGVATFMHSRANHQIVVKPFRVLQDGEYVFRVRGWSLRNDHGTLKPTDKPGVVAFYTPSGRLLGRCDLPANEPGVGECRAWLRKDEPVEYLAVTPPSAWVKGRPVGDDRKWKHIDSVGVAIQWLEMEGPLPADDDARRADWPRESHRRLLGDLPLEPVQDEDAPQRRRGRPVQPVDPETGLRYTVVSENPDADAERLLRTFAERALRRPPTDADLATPLAQIRARLADDQPLVEALLAGYRALLTSPAFLLRLEEPGPLGGYELASRLSLFLWDGPPDDELKAAAARGELRTDAGLRRQTERLLNDAKADRFVAQFLDRWLALDEIRLTEPDENLYPESTDFLTESMVEETRAFFAAMLADDLPVSHVYDSDFLTINQPLAALYGVEGVEGSAIRRAPIPADHIRGGLLTQASLLKVTANGTTTSPVVRGVFVMDRLLGDPPPPPPASVPAIEPDISGATTIREQLEAHRADPACAGCHRKIDPPGFALESFDVMGAFRERYRVLSDEKPGRRPKRPDGRPIGWMEGPPVESSGDLPGAGAFADVTEFRERLRGMDRQIASNLLRRLTVYATGAPVSFADEAEFEAALDSLRPDGYGLRSMVHAVVQSELFRNK
- a CDS encoding DUF1552 domain-containing protein is translated as MSKALPRRTVLRAAGAALALPFLDAMRPAFARGPAAAPPPRRMVAINVDLGFMPEEFFPDQAGRDYALSPYLKTLEAHREDFTVFSGLSHPEVDGGHQADMCFLTGAPHPRSAGFRNTISLDQYAAQFVGHHTRFPSLALRVGPNNKSLSYTADGVRIPAEVTPSKVYRQLFVNGSPREVRAQLRRLREGQSLMDSFGGEIDGLRKQVGGADRDRLDQYLTAVRDVERRLHAGEQWEARPKPAVDAPVPKDDLDPTKLVTRTRTMYDLARLALETDSTRLVTIFVSQQFNPKVDLPGVELPHHALTHQSQQKDSRAQLHAVETAQMGELARLLAGLAGVEEGGDRLLDRTMVMQGSNLGHANRHTTTNLPILLAGGGFRHGAHLAFDREKNRPLADLYVSMLQRLGVEADRFSSGTTTLPGLEMA